The Apium graveolens cultivar Ventura chromosome 6, ASM990537v1, whole genome shotgun sequence genome contains a region encoding:
- the LOC141667992 gene encoding cytochrome P450 72A225-like yields the protein MDATVASVVISVLALVILSYTIKLANRYWFRPKKIEKRLRELGFGGNPYRIIFGDAKDVDRMRAQVTSKPMEQFSDDIAPRVLPYYHHMVQKYGKKYFIWFGTKPRLSITDPVLVKEILSRPNEFRKPTNDQMGKVLVGGLFMSDGNTWTRHKKILNPSFHIDKIKNMLPSIVESCLETMERWNLSLASNKSIEIDMVPELDTLIADIMCKTVVAGRISEETKRIYQLRKTVNQEAVKLAKLMFFTGWWNFPTKEVKTLKAAHKEIQSLVRKVVTRRLDEMKNGASNQGDILSLMLEAFQDKASEVSLDDVIEECRSFLFVGPESTSRSLIWMLYVLAKYPEWQERAREEVLQVFGDQKPNVEGLNQLKIVTMIMYEALRLYPPTGMVHRSINRDTKLGDMVLPAWIQLTIPITLMNHDPDMWGEDVKQFKPERFDEGVFNSKMQSMFLAFSGGPRKCTGQSMAMVTNRFIIATLLQHFSLELSPSYLHAPRHSFFLVPQHGMKLTLRKLV from the exons ATGGATGCAACAGTTGCTTCTGTTGTAATCTCGGTGCTTGCACTTGTCATTTTAAGCTACACTATCAAACTAGCAAACAGGTATTGGTTTAGGCCAAAGAAAATCGAAAAACGGTTGAGGGAGCTGGGGTTTGGAGGAAATCCTTATAGGATCATCTTCGGAGATGCAAAAGATGTGGACCGTATGAGGGCACAAGTCACATCCAAGCCTATGGAACAATTCTCCGACGATATAGCACCTCGTGTTCTACCCTATTACCACCATATGGTCCAGAAGTATG GTAAGAAGTATTTCATCTGGTTTGGCACAAAACCAAGATTAAGCATCACGGATCCAGTGCTAGTGAAGGAAATTCTGTCTAGACCAAATGAATTCCGAAAGCCAACCAATGATCAAATGGGTAAGGTGCTTGTAGGCGGTCTCTTCATGAGTGATGGTAACACATGGACTAGACATAAGAAAATTCTCAACCCTAGTTTTCACATTGACAAGATAAAG AACATGCTACCATCAATCGTGGAGAGCTGTCTGGAGACCATGGAGAGGTGGAACTTGTCGCTAGCTTCAAACAAATCTATCGAGATTGATATGGTGCCAGAATTAGACACTTTAATAGCTGATATAATGTGCAAAACCGTTGTAGCAGGCCGGATTAGTGAAGAAACAAAAAGGATATACCAACTCCGGAAAACTGTGAACCAAGAAGCAGTCAAACTAGCGAAGCTCATGTTCTTTACCGGATGGTG GAATTTTCCAACTAAAGAGGTGAAGACTTTGAAAGCAGCTCATAAAGAAATTCAAAGTTTAGTGAGGAAAGTGGTGACTCGGAGACTGGACGAAATGAAAAATGGAGCAAGTAATCAAGGTGATATATTGAGTTTAATGTTGGAAGCTTTTCAAGATAAAGCAAGCGAAGTTAGTCTTGATGATGTGATTGAGGAGTGTAGAAGTTTTCTCTTCGTTGGACCAGAATCTACATCACGGTCATTGATATGGATGCTCTATGTTCTGGCCAAATATCCAGAATGGCAAGAGAGAGCAAGAGAAGAGGTTCTGCAGGTCTTCGGAGATCAAAAGCCCAATGTTGAGGGACTAAACCAACTCAAAATT GTTACGATGATTATGTACGAGGCTCTGAGATTATATCCACCGACTGGTATGGTTCACCGATCTATTAACAGAGATACAAAGTTAGGAGACATGGTTCTACCGGCCTGGATCCAACTCACCATACCAATAACTTTAATGAATCACGACCCTGATATGTGGGGAGAAGATGTGAAACAATTTAAACCTGAAAGATTTGATGAAGGCGTTTTCAACTCAAAGATGCAATCTATGTTCTTAGCTTTCTCGGGGGGGCCTCGTAAATGTACCGGACAAAGTATGGCAATGGTTACAAACAGATTTATTATTGCAACACTCTTGCAGCACTTCAGCTTAGAGCTTTCTCCCTCATATTTGCACGCTCCGAGACATTCTTTCTTCCTTGTGCCTCAGCATGGAATGAAACTTACTCTACGTAAACTTGTGTAG